In a single window of the Chloroflexi bacterium ADurb.Bin180 genome:
- the ubiE_2 gene encoding Demethylmenaquinone methyltransferase: MKEPSRLASWVERPPFAPWRVRAWAGVPAGRLLEVGVGTGANLTYYPPGAAVTAIDVNPQRIEAARRRAAALGLPVDLRVMNAETLEFPDGYFDAAVATLVFCSVPDPVRGLRELARVVKPGGEIRLIEHVRVDLPLVGPLMDLLDPLAVLIGGEHINRRTLDNLARAGVPVVSVEKLTPSGMVKFIVARSPAR, translated from the coding sequence GTGAAAGAACCCAGCCGGCTTGCGTCCTGGGTCGAGCGTCCCCCGTTCGCCCCGTGGCGCGTGCGCGCCTGGGCCGGTGTTCCGGCCGGCCGCCTGCTCGAGGTAGGAGTGGGCACCGGTGCGAACCTGACCTACTATCCGCCCGGGGCGGCCGTCACTGCCATCGATGTCAACCCGCAGCGCATCGAGGCGGCGCGCCGGCGCGCGGCGGCACTCGGGCTGCCGGTGGACCTGCGGGTGATGAACGCCGAGACGCTGGAGTTCCCCGACGGCTACTTTGACGCCGCCGTGGCTACGCTGGTCTTTTGCTCTGTGCCAGACCCGGTGCGCGGCCTGCGCGAGCTGGCCCGCGTGGTCAAGCCGGGCGGCGAGATTCGGCTCATCGAACACGTGCGCGTCGACCTGCCGCTGGTGGGGCCGCTGATGGACCTGCTCGACCCGCTGGCAGTGCTCATCGGCGGCGAGCACATCAATCGCCGCACGCTGGACAACCTGGCCCGGGCCGGCGTGCCCGTCGTCTCGGTCGAAAAGCTGACTCCGAGCGGCATGGTCAAGTTCATCGTGGCTCGTTCTCCGGCGAGGTGA
- a CDS encoding hypothetical protein (Mycothiol maleylpyruvate isomerase N-terminal domain): protein MRHKREEVIKRTVQEFELLDHLVAHLTDEEWNRLLPRPESKDPWTVKDAVAHIAHWKADVARIARREPVPADERGLNITQGNHLVYLRWHNRSPGEVLAWHRQVQKDVLAALREAPDEWFSGSERGPDWPGDLVGHSAYHRLKDIERALTRTDE, encoded by the coding sequence ATGCGTCACAAGCGTGAGGAAGTTATCAAGCGTACCGTCCAGGAATTCGAACTTCTCGATCATCTCGTAGCCCACCTTACTGACGAGGAGTGGAATCGCTTGCTGCCCCGCCCCGAATCCAAAGACCCCTGGACGGTCAAGGATGCAGTGGCTCATATTGCCCATTGGAAGGCCGACGTGGCCCGTATCGCCCGGAGAGAGCCCGTACCGGCCGACGAGCGCGGGCTCAACATAACCCAGGGAAACCATTTGGTCTACTTGCGTTGGCACAATCGCTCTCCAGGGGAGGTCCTGGCCTGGCACCGGCAGGTTCAGAAGGACGTTCTTGCTGCATTGCGGGAAGCACCTGACGAATGGTTTAGCGGTAGTGAGCGGGGACCGGACTGGCCTGGAGACCTCGTCGGTCATTCCGCTTATCACCGATTGAAGGACATCGAACGGGCACTGACTAGGACAGACGAGTAG
- a CDS encoding Cupin domain protein yields MPGQRSCVKHTFRDYSGYVLGPSTSEAAHRLVTIRHSAAVPAWADSDVHQHRDSEEYYFLFQGKLRLWIDGAVYTLQPYEVLMVKPGVPHAVVGGSGPIEHFVLRMPAAEDRQTVRTVADELLVASGEAERELQADWGCRAPLTDARYQNCWLFGVGQALFHSERTCVAYLDFPSEESIGMDSHRHRPHLHQESWEYYTVLRGTRILRVEEDLVAIKAGEVLEVPPQVVHVLHATQVPFEGFTFRVPLLDDKVEF; encoded by the coding sequence GTGCCCGGACAGAGAAGCTGCGTCAAGCATACGTTTCGAGATTACTCAGGATACGTCTTGGGTCCCAGCACCTCGGAGGCTGCGCACAGACTGGTAACGATCCGCCATAGTGCTGCTGTGCCTGCCTGGGCTGATTCTGACGTTCATCAACATCGCGATTCTGAGGAATACTACTTCCTGTTTCAGGGTAAGCTGCGGTTGTGGATAGACGGGGCCGTATACACTCTCCAACCGTATGAGGTGCTGATGGTCAAACCCGGTGTACCCCACGCCGTGGTGGGTGGTAGCGGACCCATAGAGCATTTCGTGCTTCGGATGCCCGCTGCTGAGGACAGGCAGACGGTGAGAACAGTAGCGGACGAGCTTCTGGTTGCGTCGGGTGAGGCCGAGCGAGAACTGCAGGCGGATTGGGGGTGCCGGGCGCCGTTGACAGACGCAAGGTACCAGAACTGCTGGCTGTTCGGTGTGGGACAAGCGCTCTTTCATTCGGAACGGACCTGTGTGGCCTATCTTGACTTTCCCAGTGAGGAGAGTATCGGCATGGATAGCCACCGCCACCGTCCGCATCTGCATCAAGAATCGTGGGAGTACTATACGGTCCTGCGGGGCACAAGGATTCTCCGAGTCGAGGAGGACCTTGTGGCCATCAAGGCGGGGGAGGTGCTGGAAGTGCCGCCGCAGGTGGTGCACGTGCTGCACGCCACGCAGGTCCCTTTTGAGGGGTTCACGTTCCGGGTGCCATTGCTCGACGACAAGGTAGAGTTCTGA